A genomic region of bacterium contains the following coding sequences:
- the gltX gene encoding glutamate--tRNA ligase — MSGTIRVRFAPSPTGHLHIGGARTALFNYLYARRQGGTFVLRLEDTDVERSTEESVQMILEDMKWLGLNWDEGPGVGGDFGPYRQTERLDIYREKVNQLLDSGDAYYCFCSAESLDSMRKQALEKNEDPKYNGACRHIPSTEAKARVAAGEPHTIRMKMPTEGETIIGDAVREKVVFENKVLDDFVLFRTNGLPTYNFAVVVDDVTMKITHVIRGDDHLSNTPRQIAVYKALNEPLPKFAHVPMILGPDKTRLSKRHGATSIGAYAKEGYLPETMINYLALLGWAFDDKTTLFSKQALEEKFSLKKVSKNPAVFDPDKLTWMNGQYMRSIDEAVYIKRALSVLRNTGVLSDKDDTTYATACVKLVREKFKLLTELPGQVDYFFQEPDLEKIDEKAREKLASMKENQVLFKALHEKLKMVESFSVSGLEESLKGFIEEKQVKFGILAHPLRVSLTGRMQSPGIFEVMEILGKEKTISRLEIGLKTAGIDI; from the coding sequence ATGTCTGGAACCATTCGCGTCCGCTTTGCACCCTCGCCGACCGGTCATCTGCATATTGGCGGCGCACGCACCGCACTCTTTAATTATCTCTATGCACGCCGTCAGGGGGGGACCTTTGTGCTTCGCCTGGAAGATACCGATGTTGAGCGCAGCACCGAGGAATCTGTGCAGATGATCCTTGAAGATATGAAATGGCTCGGCCTCAATTGGGATGAAGGGCCGGGTGTGGGCGGTGATTTTGGACCCTACCGTCAGACAGAGCGGTTGGATATCTATCGGGAGAAAGTGAATCAGCTGCTTGACTCGGGAGATGCCTATTATTGTTTTTGTTCAGCAGAAAGCCTGGACAGTATGCGCAAGCAAGCATTGGAAAAAAATGAAGATCCCAAATACAACGGAGCTTGTCGTCACATCCCGTCAACAGAGGCCAAAGCCCGTGTTGCTGCCGGAGAACCGCATACCATTCGCATGAAAATGCCGACCGAGGGCGAGACGATTATCGGGGATGCTGTTCGGGAAAAAGTTGTTTTTGAAAATAAAGTACTGGATGATTTTGTCCTGTTTAGGACCAATGGTCTGCCGACCTATAATTTTGCTGTTGTAGTGGATGATGTGACCATGAAAATTACGCATGTGATCCGCGGTGACGATCATCTTTCCAATACACCCCGTCAGATTGCGGTGTACAAGGCGCTCAATGAACCGCTTCCGAAATTTGCGCATGTTCCCATGATTCTGGGTCCGGATAAGACGCGGTTGTCCAAACGGCACGGCGCCACTTCAATTGGTGCGTATGCCAAAGAGGGTTACCTGCCGGAAACCATGATTAATTATTTAGCGCTCTTGGGCTGGGCATTTGATGACAAAACCACACTATTTTCCAAACAAGCACTGGAAGAAAAATTTTCTTTGAAAAAAGTCAGTAAAAATCCTGCGGTCTTTGATCCGGATAAATTGACCTGGATGAACGGGCAGTATATGCGCAGTATTGATGAAGCTGTTTACATTAAACGTGCGCTGAGTGTTTTACGAAATACCGGGGTTTTATCTGATAAAGACGATACAACCTATGCCACAGCCTGCGTCAAATTGGTGCGGGAAAAATTTAAACTGCTTACGGAGCTGCCCGGTCAGGTGGATTATTTTTTTCAGGAGCCGGATTTGGAAAAAATAGATGAAAAAGCGCGGGAAAAATTAGCGAGTATGAAGGAAAATCAGGTTTTATTTAAGGCTTTACACGAAAAATTGAAAATGGTAGAATCCTTTTCCGTTTCAGGATTGGAAGAATCCCTCAAGGGTTTTATTGAAGAAAAGCAGGTGAAATTCGGGATTTTAGCGCATCCTTTGCGGGTTAGCCTGACGGGACGTATGCAATCACCCGGTATTTTTGAAGTGATGGAAATTTTGGGTAAGGAAAAAACGATCAGCCGTTTGGAAATAGGTTTGAAAACGGCGGGGATCGATATTTAA
- a CDS encoding polymer-forming cytoskeletal protein, whose amino-acid sequence MAEEKSRGVDTILGAGSEFKGQINAKGTVRIDGKVEGNVSSEEGVIVGEKGLIKGNITAKTVLLSGKITGNVSAAKRLEIMPAGQLQGDIHTPRLAIAEGVIFKGNCDMGFEKFEPETKYDPAKKR is encoded by the coding sequence ATGGCAGAAGAAAAAAGCAGAGGCGTTGATACTATTTTGGGCGCCGGTTCAGAGTTTAAAGGGCAGATTAATGCCAAAGGTACAGTTCGCATTGACGGCAAGGTTGAGGGAAATGTCAGCAGCGAAGAGGGCGTCATTGTGGGCGAGAAAGGTTTGATCAAGGGAAATATTACCGCCAAGACGGTTTTACTTTCCGGAAAAATAACCGGCAATGTTTCGGCTGCCAAGCGCTTGGAAATCATGCCGGCCGGTCAGCTCCAGGGTGATATTCATACTCCCCGTCTGGCCATTGCCGAGGGCGTTATTTTTAAGGGCAATTGTGATATGGGATTTGAAAAATTTGAGCCGGAGACCAAGTACGACCCTGCCAAGAAGCGTTGA
- a CDS encoding M23 family metallopeptidase: protein MAKKKKDNFVTLMLIPHDERKIFSFKISTAILLLVGFLGLTTVGVSSFIMTRHVGYELTRRANIQLVEKNAYFIQELASTHEAFQRVVKIEDELRAMLKMKNKKNLLKYTGEGGPSPVDQVNLMKALNSKSTLTPNEFAKSLTFLKQNARERMQSYQELKKYIATQRSLLASKPTDWPIRGWITSRFGMRNSPFFEGTTMHHGLDIANEAGTSIKAPADGVVTYVGWEGGYGKLIVVDHGYGFSTRYAHLQRQLVNIGQRVRRGQVIGFVGNTGRSTAAHLHYEIRVNGIPVDPLKYIKQ from the coding sequence ATGGCAAAAAAGAAAAAAGACAACTTTGTAACACTGATGTTGATCCCCCATGATGAGCGGAAAATATTTTCGTTTAAAATATCAACGGCAATTCTCTTGCTGGTTGGGTTTTTGGGGCTGACCACGGTAGGCGTCTCTTCTTTCATCATGACCCGCCATGTGGGTTATGAATTGACACGCCGGGCCAATATCCAATTGGTTGAAAAAAATGCTTATTTTATACAGGAATTGGCCAGTACACATGAAGCTTTTCAGCGTGTGGTTAAAATCGAAGATGAATTACGCGCTATGTTAAAAATGAAGAATAAAAAAAATCTGCTTAAATATACCGGCGAGGGGGGGCCTTCACCGGTGGACCAGGTTAATCTTATGAAGGCCTTGAACAGCAAATCAACCCTGACGCCCAATGAATTTGCAAAATCCCTTACATTTCTTAAACAAAATGCGCGTGAAAGAATGCAAAGTTATCAGGAATTAAAAAAATATATAGCGACCCAGCGGTCCTTGCTGGCTTCAAAACCCACAGACTGGCCGATTCGGGGCTGGATCACCTCCCGTTTCGGAATGCGCAATTCACCGTTTTTTGAAGGTACGACCATGCACCACGGTCTGGATATTGCCAATGAGGCAGGAACCTCGATCAAAGCGCCGGCTGACGGTGTGGTAACGTATGTGGGATGGGAAGGCGGCTATGGTAAACTGATCGTGGTTGATCATGGATATGGTTTTTCCACCCGTTATGCGCATCTTCAGCGCCAATTGGTGAATATCGGGCAGCGTGTCCGGCGCGGCCAGGTGATTGGATTTGTCGGAAATACCGGCCGTTCTACGGCAGCTCATCTTCACTATGAAATTCGCGTCAATGGCATTCCGGTTGATCCCCTAAAATATATAAAACAATAA
- a CDS encoding ParB/RepB/Spo0J family partition protein: protein MSRQALGKGLEALIPMQGNIENAPSTYAMPAEITIENIFPNPFQPRLEFDPKELDELSASIKEKGIVQPVMVRPRQDGKFELVAGERRFRAAKLAGLSQIPVIVREVDDTECLEIALIENIQRSNLNAIEAALAYHQLMTKFSLTQEDMAKRVGKDRSSVANTLRLLKLPQSVQELVKKSRISEGHARALLTITDESMLERLAEKIVRDSLSVREAERLAQGIRPEKAVKHKRVGRGDVKDPHTRQLEEELRRKLGTQVKVMPRSGQKGKIEIEYYSLEDLDRILALLG, encoded by the coding sequence ATGAGTAGACAAGCACTCGGAAAAGGTTTGGAAGCACTGATTCCCATGCAAGGGAATATTGAAAACGCGCCTTCTACGTATGCCATGCCGGCTGAGATCACGATCGAGAATATTTTTCCCAATCCATTTCAACCCCGGCTGGAATTTGATCCCAAGGAACTCGATGAGTTGTCCGCTTCGATCAAGGAAAAGGGCATTGTTCAGCCTGTCATGGTTCGTCCCCGGCAGGATGGGAAGTTTGAGCTGGTGGCGGGAGAACGTCGCTTCCGCGCGGCCAAGCTGGCCGGGCTGTCGCAAATTCCGGTGATTGTCCGCGAGGTTGATGATACCGAATGCCTGGAAATTGCCCTGATAGAAAATATTCAGCGTTCGAATCTGAACGCCATTGAAGCGGCACTGGCTTATCATCAGTTGATGACAAAATTCAGTCTTACTCAGGAAGACATGGCCAAGCGGGTCGGTAAAGACCGGTCTTCAGTTGCCAACACCCTGCGCCTGCTCAAACTTCCCCAGTCTGTTCAGGAACTGGTTAAGAAAAGCCGCATCAGCGAAGGACATGCCCGCGCTTTATTGACAATAACTGACGAGAGTATGTTGGAACGGTTGGCTGAGAAAATTGTTCGGGATAGTCTCTCGGTTCGCGAGGCGGAGCGTCTTGCGCAGGGAATACGCCCTGAAAAGGCGGTGAAGCATAAACGGGTGGGACGTGGTGATGTCAAGGACCCGCATACGCGCCAGTTGGAAGAAGAATTAAGACGGAAATTAGGCACCCAAGTCAAGGTGATGCCGCGGAGTGGTCAAAAAGGCAAAATTGAGATTGAGTATTATTCGCTCGAAGATTTAGATAGAATTTTAGCTTTGCTGGGATGA
- a CDS encoding AAA family ATPase encodes MGKVIAIVNQKGGVGKTTTSINLCAGLATLGKKVLLIDIDPQGNSTVGLGFDKEKLEKSIYDVLIGNQSMADVIIKTETENFYLAPANIQLSGAEIELVNVIARETKLRQGIAPLRDSFDFIFIDCPPSLGLLTLNTLTAAETVLIPIQGEFYALDGVGQLLRTIILVKNGLNPDLRIEGVVLTMCDLRTNLTVQVMQEIKKRFQNKVYDTIIPRNVKLSEAPSFGKPIMQYDSKCSGSVAYIQLAEEIIARNQPTTESVAVSADNSNTTQTSLQG; translated from the coding sequence ATGGGAAAAGTTATTGCGATTGTTAATCAAAAAGGCGGTGTGGGTAAAACCACAACCTCGATTAATTTATGTGCCGGGTTGGCAACCTTGGGAAAGAAAGTTTTGTTAATTGATATTGATCCCCAGGGAAATTCGACCGTTGGATTGGGATTTGACAAAGAAAAGCTGGAAAAAAGTATTTATGATGTTCTGATCGGAAACCAATCCATGGCTGATGTTATTATCAAGACCGAGACGGAGAATTTTTATTTGGCACCGGCCAATATTCAACTGTCCGGTGCTGAAATTGAGCTGGTCAATGTGATTGCCCGCGAAACCAAACTCCGCCAGGGGATTGCCCCGCTGCGTGATTCATTTGATTTTATTTTTATCGATTGCCCGCCTTCCCTGGGATTGCTGACATTAAATACACTCACTGCCGCCGAGACCGTTTTGATTCCCATTCAGGGGGAATTTTACGCGCTGGATGGTGTGGGGCAGTTGTTGCGTACCATCATTTTGGTGAAAAACGGGCTGAATCCGGATTTGCGGATCGAGGGTGTGGTCCTGACCATGTGTGACTTAAGGACTAATTTAACGGTCCAGGTTATGCAGGAGATTAAAAAGCGTTTTCAAAATAAAGTCTACGACACGATTATTCCGCGCAATGTTAAACTTTCCGAAGCACCCAGTTTTGGTAAACCGATCATGCAGTACGACAGCAAGTGTAGTGGATCGGTTGCCTATATCCAACTGGCGGAGGAGATCATCGCGCGCAATCAGCCGACGACGGAATCAGTCGCGGTCAGTGCCGACAATTCCAACACCACACAAACCAGTCTTCAGGGTTAA
- a CDS encoding response regulator produces MAAKRILVVEDEEDISMLIHRSLDMKTFEVTPAGSGYQALEILETFRPDLILLDVMMPDLDGFEVCRRIKQNKDLKDIPVVFLTVRNNDDDFERGKEVGAAGYFTKPFDPFQLGEEIAKLL; encoded by the coding sequence CATTCTCGTGGTTGAAGATGAAGAAGACATCAGTATGCTGATTCATCGCAGCCTGGATATGAAGACATTTGAAGTCACACCAGCGGGTTCGGGTTATCAGGCATTGGAAATTTTGGAAACATTCAGACCTGATCTTATTTTATTGGATGTGATGATGCCGGATCTGGATGGTTTTGAAGTCTGCCGCCGAATTAAACAAAACAAGGATTTAAAAGATATTCCGGTGGTTTTTCTCACCGTGCGCAACAATGACGATGATTTTGAACGGGGCAAGGAAGTCGGCGCGGCCGGTTATTTTACCAAGCCCTTTGATCCGTTTCAATTGGGCGAGGAAATAGCCAAACTGCTTTAA